A window from Purpureocillium takamizusanense chromosome 3, complete sequence encodes these proteins:
- a CDS encoding uncharacterized protein (EggNog:ENOG503NZC0): protein MDGLDYSDSAVMDADSPRQAGSRPGADDGPGNSTGTSSSRRSPMTKTRSLSDGGGTPSKLSPSPHIVEAVRRTSKDDSGLHLRDPQTAGQHPQPPVTPRRDPRGRGHHHGLSLQMHATHAPRQFTPPPAASNPYVKPPPLSPKLDHSHIFASPTNILPRRSRGLDFSRAATSLHHSTLAEQSSPDSSPTTADRAVNIPGRRDYGVHGPEQTSTSLWSVMGDRDKMNMSSSLGSNHALSHSHPASHAHAHAVAVASDSSTTSDDDLMDEDTDEAYVTTPLVKSSATMGQAPPGGPFGSPAMSSLMSFQQRQRPRKHPKKKVRAPLGLGFNLSAASLSKSPPSSSAQARRESISWQANQLHISSAEAEDGGRSSEGDAGQETQKGVVRRAVTRRGNLLPKTKTFARIRAALLEEGAPAEAETRREAEVVKQVRESDMDLEPRIPAHADAAVASTLSSPNMANMDADIPEEDMGEATGAFKHQATKKSKGKNFWDTFSESSSRTTPPPSSFLPRGSSSGVSEDAAMDSPSLAGPGQGSQSGSNSGPSAAEITRRINNKRRRDDDLDPISFKRRAVSPGMSVHNSPVPQSPMQRDSAAWGSRPGSTGGDKGSSAPSDTGSNGGTPANPPGRLNSKGRVGFQGMVDTNDGIMRMSIE, encoded by the exons AtggacggcctcgactactccgactcggccgtcatggacgccgactcgccgcggcaggcagggtccaggccgggcgccgacgacggaccaGGCAAcagcaccggcaccagcagcagcaggcgctccCCCATGACCAAGACGAGGTCCCTGTccgacggtggcggcacgccctcgaagctctccccgtcgccgcacaTCGTCGAGGCTGTACGCCGCACCTCCAAGGACGACAGCGGCCTGCACCTCCGCGACCCCCAGACCGCTGGCCAGCAtccccagccgcccgtcacGCCGCGACGCGATCCCAGGGGCAGGGGCCACCATCACGGCCTCTCGCTCCAGATGCACGCGACGCACGCGCCTCGCCAGTTcacgccgccccccgccgcctccaaccCCTACgtcaagccgccgccgctgtcccCCAAGCTCGACCACTCCCATATCTTCGCCTCCCCGACCAAcatcctcccccgccgctcccgcggCCTTGACttctcccgcgccgccaccagcctcCACCACTCGACCCTCGCCGAGCAGTCGTCGCCCGATTcgtcgcccaccaccgccgaccGCGCTGTCAATatccccggccgccgcgactaCGGCGTCCATGGGCCCGAGCAGACGTCCACCTCGCTCTGGTCCGTCATGGGCGACCGGGACAAGATGAACATGAGCAGCTCCCTCGGCAGCAACCACGCCCTCTCCCACTCCCACCCCGCTTCTCATGCAcacgcccacgccgtcgccgtcgcctccgacTCTTCTACTACCTCGGATGACGATCTTATGGACGAGGATACGGACGAGGCCTACGTCACGACGCCTCTGGTCAAGTCGTCCGCCACCATGGGTCAGGCGCCCCCCGGCGGGCCTTTTGGCTCCCCGGCCATGAGCAGCCTCATGAGCttccagcagcgccagcgaccACGCAAGCAccccaagaagaaggtgcGCGCCCCGCTCGGGCTGGGCTTCAAcctctcggccgcctcgctgtCCAAGTCGCCCCCGAGCAGCTCCGCCCAGGCCAGGAGGGAGAGCATCAGCTGGCAGGCCAACCAGCTGCACATCTcgagcgccgaggccgaggacggcggccgctccagcgagggcgacgccggccaggagACGCAAAAGGGCGTCGTtcgccgcgccgtcaccCGCCGGGGCAACCTGCTG CCCAAGACCAAGACGTTTGCCCGCATACGCGCCGCCCTACTCGAAGagggcgcgcccgccgaagccgagacgcgccgcgaggccgaggtggtCAAGCAGGTCCGCGAGAGCGACATGGACCTCGAGCCGCGCATacccgcccacgccgacgccgccgttgctaGCACGCTGTCGTCGCCAAACATGGCTAACATGGACGCCGACATCCCCGAGGAGGAcatgggcgaggcgacgggcgcctTCAAGCACCAGGCCACGAAAAAGTCCAAGGGCAAGAACTTTTGGGACACCTTTTCAGAGTCGAGCAGCCGCAccacaccgccgccctcgtcgtttCTGCCGCGGGGCTCCTCGTCTGGCGTGAGTGAGGACGCGGCCATGGactcgccgtcgctcgccgGCCCAGGGCAG GGTTCGCAGAGCGGCAGCAACTCGGgtcccagcgccgccgagatcaCGCGCCGCATCAACAAcaagcgccgccgtgacgacgacctcgaccccATCAGCTTCAAGCGGCGGGCCGTCAGCCCGGGCATGAGCGTGCACAACTCGCCCGTGCCGCAGAGCCCGATGCAgcgcgactcggcggcgtggggctcgcggcccggcagcacgggcggcgacaagggtAGCAGCGCGCCTAGCGACACGGGGAGCAACGGCGGGACGCCCGCCAACCCGCCCGGTCGGCTCAACAGCAAAGGCAGGGTGGGCTTTCAGGGCATGGTGGACACCAACGACGGCATCATGCGTATGAGCATCGAGTAG
- a CDS encoding uncharacterized protein (EggNog:ENOG503P7EQ) encodes MAASPTPPLLLTKRLNAFLHANTTPALPTLLLTTAHGKLLAHASPHPVALLRTHATVAASLLAIHTSSSVDLPSALPGARTPVDPGASSPVRDDDDDDSVTEDDDNEGVRGAANRGLLHHTARTRRRRGGAGHHHQHGSEDDDNDEDEPETRARSRRRSATKPVKPVTITVQLSGGTVIIRRLRCGLLFVAVGPSAHDYHPSDRPHHHNNNNNNNNNNHNYHHHQQHQHQHQQQQQQQHSHHHNNNNNNAQENGDLLAGSPSEVESLVSAGGQTTTSLESVGAASVVAMRRHAGDLARWLDDKLGTLQVPAEDGSVAADQ; translated from the coding sequence ATGGCCGCGAGCCCgacgccccccctcctcctcaccaaGCGCCTCAACGCCTTCCTCCACGCAAACACCACGCCCGCGCTGCCCACGCTGCtcctcaccaccgcccacggcaagctcctcgcccacgcGAGCCCCCACcccgtcgccctgctgcgcacccacgccaccgtcgccgcctccctcctcgccatccacacctcctcctccgtcgacCTGCCCTCGGCCCTGCCCGGCGCGCGCACCCCCGTCGACCCCGGCGCGAGCTCCCCCGtccgcgatgacgacgacgatgacagcGTAActgaggacgacgacaacgagggCGTGCGCGGTGCGGCGAACCGCGGGCTCCTCCACCATACTGCGAgaacgcgccgccgccgcgggggagcagggcaccaccaccagcacggctccgaggacgacgacaacgacgaggacgagcccgagacccgcgcccgctcgcggagacgcagcgccaccaagcccgtcaagcccgtcaccatcaccgtgcagctcagcggcggcaccgtcatcatcaggcgcctgcgctgcggcctgctcttcgtcgccgtcgggccctCGGCGCACGACTACCACCCATCCGACCGCCCGCACCACcataacaacaacaacaacaacaacaacaacaaccacaattatcatcatcaccaacaacaccaacaccaacaccagcaacaacaacaacaacaacacagtcaccaccacaacaacaacaacaacaacgctCAAGAAAACGgcgacctcctcgccggcagccCCAGCGAGGTGGAGAGCCTcgtcagcgccggcggccagaccaccaccagcctcgagagcgtcggcgccgcgtccgtcgttgccatgcgccgccacgccggcgacctcgcgcggtggctcgacgacaagctCGGCACGCTGCAGgtgccggccgaggacgggtccgtcgcggccgaccaGTGA
- a CDS encoding uncharacterized protein (EggNog:ENOG503P7EQ), giving the protein MSEFTLVDEIDSGVWSASTADVEGRFLARRVADYHHRQAKDNAVLLELQHDSLARVLNHENIVSLVGRVRDPGAGGDFFVWDYCDGGSLDTLLRWVRCESTLYHLPEALCWHVLRALVRAVAFLHDGKRLDGRRWTGDAAWSPILHRAIEPRNVFFQQPRGGEAFGPCKLGGFGDAAVTGHVMGGDGTWPCSVAATVQTGWEPLEETRPKIARDPEKWKTTQRAYTLSDELWSVGSVVFTMMSGRRLALTCQSRGCVHVAKCSEGGCLRAAAELRGCRCVLGGCEHVPESRACTHDVSDWHQPEKRKQRCNEAVVNIDSWLALARYSCWLRDAVKALLDFDPHSKLLTAEAVPFAEQVEEGYRAWEEAAGAS; this is encoded by the exons ATGTCAGAGTTTACGCTGGTCGACGAGATTGACTCGGGCGTGTGGTCGGCCTCGACAGCCGATGTCGAGggccgcttcctcgcccgccgggtCGCCgactaccaccaccgccaggcCAAGGACAACGCAGTCCTCTTGGAGCTCCAACACGACTCGCTCGCGCGGGTGCTCAACCACGAGAACATTGTCtcgctcgtcggccgcgtccgGGATCccggggcgggaggcgacTTCTTCGTGTGGGACTactgcgacggcgggagcCTCGACACGCTGCTCCGCTGGGTGCGGTGCGAGTCGACGCTGTACCACCTGCCCGAGGCCCTTTGCTGGCACGTCCTGCGCGCGCTTGTCCGGGCCGTGGCCTTTCTGCACGACGGcaagcgcctcgacggccggcgtTGGACGGGAGACGCCGCCTGGAGCCCAATCCTGCACCGCGCCATCGAGCCGCGCAACGTCTTCTTCCAgcagccccgcggcggcgaggccttTGGGCCATGCAAGCTGGGTGGCTTCGGCGACGCAGCCGTGACCGGGCATGTCATGGGAGGGGACGGCACGTGGCCGTGCAGCGTGGCGGCCACGGTCCAGACGGGCTGGgagccgctcgaggagacGCGTCCCAAGATTGCACGCGACCCGGAGAAGTGGAAGACG ACGCAGCGGGCGTACACGCTGAGCGATGAGCTGTGGTccgtcggcagcgtcgtcttcaccatgatgagcggccggcggctcgcccTGACGTGCCAGTCGCGCGGCTGCGTGCACGTCGCCAAGTGCAGCGAGGGCGGGTGcctccgggcggcggcggagctgaGGGGCTGCCGGTGCGTGCTGGGCGGGTGCGAGCACGTACCCGAGTCGCGAGCCTGCACGCACGATGTGTCGGACTGGCATCAgcccgagaagcgcaagcagcGGTgcaacgaggccgtcgtcaacatcgactcgtggctggcgctggcgcggtACTCGTGCTGGCTGCGCGACGCGgtcaaggcgctgctcgacTTTGACCCCCACAGCAAGCTGCtgacggcggaggcggtccCGTTtgccgagcaggtcgaggagggaTATCGGGCGTGGGAGGAAGCTGCTGGTGCgagttga
- the KCH1 gene encoding Potassium transporter (COG:S~EggNog:ENOG503NY0B~TransMembrane:3 (i38-64o84-102i231-256o)), with amino-acid sequence MGCLSHSRKQTKQEFTDHKWDYINLADFKAKGCGPGFVYGYLWFSLILSIAVYGVDSFTAVNLLAFDRWSSKIKPAIPLDVSKWIFSGCIIASFVNLAYEGVRAFRVMRRRNVAECYMDSLAARWESIRLGKGQGWRRFLVFAELTKSKKGAEYIALFTYFSFQSWIRVIVCSGPRQVVNALTLRSVYVAKLTPTANSVEGSIVGFFDKIKSLAEEDYQQAVILSGMCFTLVIWVFSALYLLSAVLFYVFFLFHWIPRDDGGLTGYCERKTNKRLTSIVTTKVNKALAKSQAKREKADALAMRNGEKPHLDRAATLPVLPDVGLGGKEDSLPQMPMLGRNETTTTLPAYTSRPGTPNSFELTAMDQKRPVPSRSGTSGSSYSSRAPLIGAAADMGYGRASPEPPRMPDLDFGGPVAPPSRTATAGSQRSYRPGYGPPPGSAGSMRNCTATPAPMDADMASYGPTRTPTSRSINAYGGNPPAARSYDAYNPEARTYDAFDGRASPAPATYRAGTPASASRAPPPMGAPQQPMRSLTGQLPPRGPPPQRNMTAPVRPGDFEPPARTGTAQSMRGPPPRQGGPGGPPNQQRGYGYDGGYGF; translated from the exons ATGGGCTGCCTCAGCCACAGCAGGAAGCAGACGAAGCAGGAGTTCACCGACCACAAATGGGACTACATCAACCTGGCCGACTTCAAGGCAAAGGGCTGCGGCCCGGGCTTCGTCTACGGCTACCTGTGGTTCTCGCTCATCCTCTCCATCGCCGTCTACGGCGTCGACAGCTTCACCGCCGTCAACCTGCTCGCCTTTGACCGCTGGTCCTCCAAGATCAAGCCCGCCATCCCCCTCGACGTCTCCAAGTGGATCTTCTCGGGCTGCATCATCGCCTCCTTCGTCAACCTCGCCTACGAGGGCGTCCGCGCCTTTCGCgtcatgcgccgccgcaacgtcGCCGAGTGCTACATggacagcctcgccgcccgctgggAGTCGATCCgcctcggcaagggccaggGCTGGCGCCGCTTCCTCGTCTTTGCCGAGCTGACCAAGTCCAAGAAGGGCGCCGAGTACATTGCCCTCTTTACCTACTTTAGCTTTCAAT CGTGGATCCGCGTCATCGTGTGCTCCGGCCCGCGTCAGGTCGTCAACGCCCTGACGCTGCGCTCCGTCTACGTGGCCAAGCTCACCCCCACGGCCAACAGCGTCGAGGGCTCCATCGTGGGCTTCTTCGACAAGATCAAgtcgctcgccgaggaggactaCCAACAGGCCGTCATCCTCTCGGGCATGTGCTTCACCCTCGTCATCTGGGTCTTCTCGGCCCTCTACCTCCTCTCCGCGGTGCTCTTCtacgtcttcttcctcttccacTGGATcccccgcgacgacggcggcctcacCGGCTACTGCGAGCGCAAGACCAACAAGCGCCTCAccagcatcgtcaccacAAAGGTCAACAAGGCCCTCGCCAAGAGCCAGGCCAAGCGCGAAaaggccgacgccctggccatgcgcaacggcgagaagccccacctcgaccgcgccgccaccctgcCCGTGCTCCCggacgtcggcctcggcggcaaggaggaCAGCCTGCCGCAGATGCCCATGCTCGGCCGCAAcgagaccaccaccaccctgcCGGCTTACACGTCGCGCCCCGGCACGCCCAACAGCTTCGAGCTCACGGCCATGGACCAGAAGCGGCCCGTGCCCTCGCGCTCTGGCACTTCAGGCTCGTCGTACTCGTCACGAGCGCccctcatcggcgccgccgccgacatgggcTACGGCCGCGCGTCCCCGGAGCCGCCCCGGATGCCCGACCTCGACTTTGGAGgccccgtcgcgccgccgtcacgcaCGGCCACGGCTGGCTCGCAGCGCAGCTACCGTCCGGGGtacggcccgccgccggggagcgCGGGCTCGATGCGCAACTGTACCGCGACCCCCGCACCAATGGACGCGGACATGGCCTCGTACGGCCCAACAAGGACGCCCACGTCACGCTCCATCAACGCGTACGGAGGCAACCCTCCGGCCGCGCGGTCGTACGACGCCTACAACCCAGAGGCCCGGACCTACGACGCATTCGACGGCCGAGCTTccccggcgcccgccacgtATCGCGCGGGGACgcctgcgtcggcgtcgcgtgccccgccgccaatgggcgcgccgcagcagcccatgAGGAGCCTGACGGGCCAGCTTccgccgcgcgggccgccccCGCAGAGGAACATGACGGCGCCCGTACGACCTGGTGACTTtgagccgccggcgaggacaggCACCGCGCAGAGCATGCGAgggccaccgccgaggcAGGGCGGAccgggcgggccgccgaATCAACAGCGGGGGTACGGGTACGATGGAGGTTATGGGTTCTAG
- a CDS encoding uncharacterized protein (COG:S~EggNog:ENOG503Q4QC), whose translation MPGRLETFHAGEAHMRDAMAIPPGENPTAVGLPAPYAARVEASALLAVGTLDGAGRPWTTVWCGARGLAARVAEDVLGVSSVVDGRHDPVYAALWGEQQDQQQQLEQQQEEGGIKEKKDARGGSVSSGVVRPNGGRGKMVGALAIDLDSRDRMKLAGLVVAASAERMGGHDDDADGDAVGDDGGDGDGGAVDVQAAVLITESIGNCPKYLNKKAITRRSPGAARLAGARLPLTDGALALLGRADMFFLSTTTGDTMDTNYRGGVPGFVRVVRNDEGGVTLAYPEYSGNRLYQSLGNLIVDARIGITFPDFATADVLYLTGTATVLVGEAAASSLLPRSNLAVRIDVTDARLVEGGLPFRGAEGEPSPYNPPLRYLVSERAATAPSRTGATTTTTLMATLVGREVLTPTVAIFTFELSSSGSDSSDGGGGGGGKEATWQAGQHVTLDFRPELYTGYSHMYDSDPQRINDDFVRTFTVSSEPPPPPPPPTKTKTAGAGTGKRRRFEITARRHGPATGLLWRQNLRAPLELRVLGFGGEASFRLPLTAASAVDSSSSISGGIPHEVVYVAGGVGVTPLLAQARGEGGALLTSSSSSPRLRVLWTLRGEDLGLAARVFADVPGLAGATTLFVTGPVEAEADVETLGRLREEMKATAAAAATGAGGGGGVVETRRMREADVAALRGGGRAFYLCAGPGLRRRLEEWLEGERTAWEDFGY comes from the exons atgcCGGGCCGGCTAGAGACGTTCCACGCGGGGGAGGCGCACATgcgcgacgccatggccatccCGCCGGGGGAGAACCCGACGGCGGTGggcctgccggcgccgtacgcggcgcgggtggaggcgtcggcgctgctggcggtgggGACgctcgacggggcgggccggccgtggacgacggtctggtgcggcgcgaggggcctggcggcgcgggtcgccgaggacgtgctGGGCGTGAGCAGCGtggtcgacgggcggcacgaTCCCGTGTACGCGGCGCTGTGGggggagcagcaggatcagcagcagcagcttgagcagcagcaggaggagggggggataAAGGAGAAGAAAGACGCGAGAGGTGGGAGCGTGAGTAGCGGCGTGGTGCGGCccaacggcgggcgcggcaagatggtcggcgcgctggccatcGATCTGGACTCCCGCGACAGGATGAAGCTGGcggggctggtggtggctgcgTCGGCGGAGCGTATGGGCGGtcacgatgatgatgccgatggtgatgccgttggcgacgacggtggtgatggcgacggaggcgcggTCGACGTGCAGGCCGCGGTGCTCATCACCGAGAGCATCGGCAACTGCCCCAAGTACCTCAACAAAAAGGCCATAACACGGCGCTCgcccggggcggcgcggctggcgggcgcgcgcctgccgctgacggacggggcgctggcgctgctggggcgcGCCGACATGTTCTTcctgtcgacgacgacgggcgacaCCATGGACACGAACTACCGGGGCGGGGTGCCGGGGTTTGTGCGGGTGGTGCgcaacgacgaggggggCGTGACGCTGGCGTATCCAGAGT acTCGGGCAACAGGCTATACCAGTCGCTGGGCaacctcatcgtcgacgcgcgcATCGGCATCACCTTCCCGGACTTTGCCACGGCCGACGTGCTGTACCTgacgggcacggcgacggtgctcgtcggcgaggcggccgcgtcgtcgctcctCCCGCGCAgcaacctcgccgtccgcATCGACGTGACGgacgcgcgcctcgtcgagggcgggctgcccttccgtggcgccgagggcgagccgtcgccgtaCAACCCGCCGCTGCGGTACCTCGTgagcgagcgcgcggcgacTGCGCCGTCACGgacgggggcgacgacgacgacgacgctgatGGCCACGCTGGTGGGGCGCGAGGTGCTGACGCCGACTGTCGCGATCTTTACCTTTGAGCTGTCGTCGTCAGGGTCTGACTCTtccgacggcggtggtggtggcggcggcaaagagGCGACGTGGCAGGCGGGCCAGCACGTCACGTTGGATTTTAGGCCGGAGCTGTACACGGGGTACTCGCACATGTACGACTCCGACCCGCAGAGAATCAACGACGACTTTGTCCGCACCTTTACCGtgtcgagcgagccgccgccgccgccgccgccgccgacgaagacgaagacggcgggggcggggacggGCAAGAGGAGGCGGTTCGAGATCACGGCCCGGCGTCACggcccggcgacggggcTGCTGTGGCGGCAGAACCTGCGGGCgccgctggagctgcgcgTGCTGGGGTTCGGGGGCGAGGCCTCGTTCCGgctgccgttgacggccgCATCAGCAGtggactcgtcgtcgtccataagcggcggcatcccccACGAGGTCGTGtacgtggccggcggcgtgggcgtgacgccgctgctggcgcaggcccgcggggaggggggggcgctgctcacctcgtcatcgtcgtcgccgcggctgcgGGTGCTGTGGacgctgcgcggcgaggacctcgggctggcggcgcgggtgtTTGCCGACGTGCCgggcctggcgggcgcgacgacgctctTCGTGACGGGGccggtcgaggccgaggcggacgtcGAGACGCTGGGGAGGCTGCGGGAGGAGATGAAGGctacggcagcggcggcggcgacgggggctgggggcggcggcggcgtggtggagacgcggcggatgcgcgaggcggacgtggcggcgctccggggcggggggcgggcgtTTTACCTCTGCGCGGGGCCgggcttgcggcggcggctggaggaGTGGCTGGAGGGGGAGAGGACGGCGTGGGAGGACTTTGGGTATTGA